From a single Buchnera aphidicola (Aphis craccivora) genomic region:
- the rpsL gene encoding 30S ribosomal protein S12: MATVNQLVRKPRLRKLIKTNVPALSNSPQKRGVCTRVYTTTPKKPNSALRKVCRVRLTNGFEVTAYIGGEGHNLQEHSVILIRGGRVKDLPGVRYHVIRGSLDCAGVKDRKKGRSKYGVKKTKV, translated from the coding sequence ATGGCCACGGTTAATCAATTGGTCCGAAAACCTCGTTTACGAAAACTAATAAAAACAAATGTACCAGCTTTATCAAATAGCCCTCAAAAAAGAGGGGTGTGTACTCGAGTTTATACGACAACCCCTAAAAAACCTAATTCAGCATTACGTAAAGTTTGCCGTGTAAGGTTAACTAATGGATTTGAAGTAACAGCATATATAGGTGGAGAAGGTCATAATTTACAAGAACATTCTGTTATTTTAATACGTGGCGGAAGAGTTAAGGATTTACCTGGTGTTCGATATCATGTAATTAGAGGTTCTTTAGATTGTGCTGGTGTTAAAGATCGAAAAAAAGGTCGATCTAAATACGGTGTTAAAAAAACAAAAGTTTAA
- the trpS gene encoding tryptophan--tRNA ligase produces MLINSQPILFSAIQPSGKLTIGNYIGTMRHWSNMQNKYECLYCIADLHALTTINKKKKIKNEILDTLALYLACGVDPNKSIIFVQSQVYQHSQLNWILSCFSKFSELSRMIQFKVKRKQNSAENSNIGLFNYPILMASDILLYQTNFVPVGKDQKQHLELTCSIANRFNLLYGNVFTIPKPVISQNGSKIMSLLDPTKKMSKSDINKNNVIFLLEDVSSIFSKIKNSITDSDNPPKIYYNTNKKLGISNLLEILSAVTNKKINILEKELNGVLYSEFKNIVSDSISKFLIKLQKSYMIYRNDECFLKKIIQNGAIKARLKSQETLKKVYSAIGID; encoded by the coding sequence ATGCTTATTAATTCTCAACCAATATTGTTTAGCGCTATACAGCCTTCTGGAAAATTAACTATTGGAAATTATATTGGAACAATGCGTCATTGGTCAAATATGCAAAATAAATATGAATGTTTATATTGCATTGCAGACTTGCACGCTTTAACTACAATAAATAAAAAAAAAAAAATAAAAAATGAAATATTAGATACTTTAGCTTTATATTTAGCTTGTGGTGTTGATCCTAATAAAAGTATTATTTTTGTTCAATCACAGGTTTATCAGCATAGTCAATTAAATTGGATTTTGAGTTGTTTTAGTAAATTTAGCGAATTATCTAGAATGATTCAATTTAAAGTAAAAAGAAAACAAAATTCTGCTGAAAATAGCAATATTGGTTTATTTAATTATCCTATTTTAATGGCTTCAGATATTTTGTTATATCAAACAAATTTTGTTCCAGTAGGAAAAGATCAAAAACAACATTTAGAATTAACCTGTAGTATAGCTAATCGATTTAACCTTTTATATGGAAATGTTTTTACTATACCTAAACCTGTTATTAGTCAAAATGGTTCTAAAATTATGTCTCTATTGGATCCTACAAAAAAAATGTCTAAATCTGATATTAATAAAAATAATGTTATTTTTTTATTAGAAGATGTTTCTTCTATTTTTTCTAAAATCAAAAATTCTATTACAGATTCAGATAATCCCCCAAAAATATATTATAATACTAATAAGAAATTAGGTATTTCAAATTTATTAGAAATTCTTTCTGCTGTAACTAATAAAAAAATTAATATTTTAGAAAAAGAATTAAATGGAGTTTTATATAGTGAATTTAAAAATATTGTTTCAGATAGCATATCTAAATTTTTAATTAAGTTGCAAAAGTCTTATATGATTTATCGTAATGATGAATGTTTTTTAAAAAAAATTATTCAAAATGGAGCAATTAAAGCTCGTTTAAAATCTCAAGAAACTTTAAAAAAAGTATATTCTGCTATAGGAATAGATTGA
- the fusA gene encoding elongation factor G: MSRTTPISRYRNIGISAHIDAGKTTTTERILFYTGINHKIGEVHDGAATMDWMAQEQERGITITSAATTAFWSGMGKQFKSHRINIIDTPGHVDFTIEVERSMRVLDGAVMVYCAVGGVQPQSETVWRQANKYNVPRIAFINKMDRMGANFFRVIKQIKTRLGGNPVPLQLPIGSEECFTGVIDLIKMKAIEWQDFDQGITFTYKDIPINMLKLSEKWHQNLIESAVESNEDLMEKYLNGKELSEKEIKKELRKRSLNNEITLITCGSAFKNKGVQALLDAIVEYLPAPNDVQAIKGISSNNQTNAPAFRSSNDDAPFSALAFKIATDPFVGNLTFFRVYSGIVKSGDTVFNSVKSQRERFGRIVQMHANKREEIKEVYAGDIAAAIGLKDVTTGDTLCDLNKPIILERMEFPEPVISISVEPKTKADQEKMGLALSRLAKEDPSFKVHTDQESNQTIISGMGELHLEIIVDRMKREFSVDANIGKPQVAYRETILNKVTDIEGKHIKQSGGRGQYGHVVIELFPLEPGGLGYSFINDIKGGVIPNEYISAIDKGIQEQLKYGPLAGYPVVDIGVRLYFGSYHDVDSSELAFKLAASLAFKKGFKQAKPILLEPIMKVEVETPDDYMGDVIGDLNRRRGIIEGMQDLSMGKIINACVPLSEMFGYATDLRSQTQGRASYSMEFLKYVEAPSSVSDVIIQKKAK; the protein is encoded by the coding sequence ATGTCCCGTACAACACCTATTTCTAGATATCGAAACATTGGAATTAGTGCACATATAGATGCTGGTAAAACTACTACTACAGAAAGAATTCTTTTTTATACTGGAATCAATCATAAAATTGGCGAAGTACATGATGGTGCAGCAACCATGGATTGGATGGCGCAAGAACAAGAAAGAGGAATTACAATTACATCTGCCGCTACTACTGCTTTTTGGAGTGGTATGGGTAAACAGTTTAAATCTCATAGAATTAATATTATTGATACCCCTGGACACGTAGATTTTACTATAGAAGTAGAACGTTCTATGCGTGTTTTAGATGGTGCAGTTATGGTTTATTGTGCAGTAGGTGGTGTTCAACCTCAATCTGAAACAGTTTGGAGACAAGCGAATAAATATAATGTACCTCGTATAGCTTTTATCAATAAAATGGATCGTATGGGAGCAAATTTTTTTAGAGTTATAAAACAAATTAAAACACGATTAGGAGGTAATCCTGTACCTTTACAGTTACCCATTGGCTCGGAAGAATGTTTTACAGGCGTCATAGATTTAATTAAAATGAAAGCGATTGAATGGCAAGATTTTGATCAAGGAATTACTTTTACTTATAAAGATATTCCTATAAATATGCTTAAATTATCTGAAAAATGGCATCAAAATTTAATTGAATCAGCTGTTGAATCTAATGAAGATCTTATGGAAAAATATTTAAATGGAAAAGAATTATCTGAAAAAGAAATAAAAAAAGAACTACGAAAACGTTCTTTAAATAATGAAATTACACTTATTACTTGTGGTTCTGCTTTTAAAAATAAAGGAGTACAAGCATTATTAGATGCAATAGTTGAATATCTGCCTGCTCCTAATGATGTTCAAGCTATTAAAGGTATTTCATCAAATAATCAAACAAACGCTCCTGCTTTTAGATCATCGAATGATGATGCTCCATTTTCAGCTTTAGCATTTAAAATTGCCACTGACCCATTTGTAGGAAATTTAACATTTTTTAGAGTATATTCTGGGATAGTAAAGTCAGGAGATACTGTTTTTAACTCTGTCAAATCTCAACGTGAAAGATTTGGTAGAATTGTTCAAATGCATGCAAATAAAAGAGAAGAGATAAAAGAAGTGTATGCAGGTGATATAGCAGCTGCCATTGGATTAAAAGATGTTACTACTGGTGATACATTATGTGATTTAAACAAACCTATTATATTAGAACGAATGGAGTTTCCAGAACCAGTAATATCAATTTCTGTAGAACCTAAAACAAAAGCTGATCAAGAAAAAATGGGTTTAGCATTAAGTAGATTAGCTAAAGAAGATCCTTCTTTTAAAGTTCATACTGATCAAGAATCTAATCAAACAATTATTTCTGGAATGGGTGAATTGCATTTAGAGATTATTGTGGATCGAATGAAACGGGAATTTAGTGTTGATGCTAATATTGGAAAACCCCAAGTAGCATATCGTGAGACTATTTTAAATAAAGTTACTGATATTGAAGGAAAACATATTAAACAATCTGGTGGTAGAGGACAGTATGGTCATGTTGTTATAGAACTTTTTCCATTAGAACCAGGAGGATTAGGTTATTCATTTATCAATGATATTAAAGGCGGTGTAATACCTAATGAGTATATTTCTGCCATTGATAAAGGTATTCAAGAACAATTAAAATATGGACCTTTAGCAGGTTATCCAGTAGTTGATATAGGTGTTCGCCTTTATTTTGGATCTTATCATGATGTTGATTCTTCGGAGTTAGCGTTTAAGCTTGCTGCTTCTTTAGCATTTAAAAAAGGTTTTAAACAAGCTAAACCTATTTTATTAGAACCTATCATGAAAGTTGAGGTAGAAACACCTGATGATTATATGGGAGATGTTATTGGTGATTTAAATCGTCGAAGGGGTATTATTGAAGGAATGCAAGATTTATCTATGGGTAAAATTATTAATGCTTGCGTTCCTTTATCTGAAATGTTTGGTTATGCAACTGATTTACGCTCTCAAACACAAGGGAGAGCATCTTATTCTATGGAGTTTTTAAAGTATGTTGAAGCACCATCTAGCGTTTCTGACGTGATCATTCAAAAAAAAGCTAAGTAA
- the tusB gene encoding sulfurtransferase complex subunit TusB, giving the protein MLHTLIQSPYKTNIPLLISMLKKQDDFLALQDGVLIALTNNFFLDSIIFSSANLYLIKDDVYARGIINNISSDFTLISYFHFVSLTLKNKTQMTW; this is encoded by the coding sequence ATGTTACACACTTTAATACAATCTCCTTATAAAACTAATATACCTCTTCTTATAAGTATGTTAAAAAAACAAGATGATTTTTTAGCTTTGCAAGATGGTGTTTTAATTGCTTTAACTAATAATTTTTTTTTAGATAGCATTATTTTTAGCTCGGCAAATTTATATCTTATCAAGGATGATGTTTATGCTCGCGGAATTATAAATAATATATCTAGTGATTTTACATTAATTAGTTATTTTCATTTCGTTTCATTAACACTTAAAAATAAAACACAGATGACTTGGTAA
- the tusC gene encoding sulfurtransferase complex subunit TusC gives MKKIAFVFSHAPHGTTLGKEGLDAILGVSSILKQISLFFINDGIFQLLKSYKSEKILTRNYTSLFSVLSLYEIKDFYCCKLSLFQRGVNFDTEFILPVNILNSYFLRLKLDDHDAIINF, from the coding sequence ATGAAAAAAATTGCTTTTGTTTTTTCTCATGCTCCGCATGGAACAACTCTCGGAAAAGAAGGATTAGATGCTATTTTAGGAGTTTCTTCTATTTTAAAACAAATAAGTTTATTTTTCATCAACGATGGTATTTTTCAATTATTAAAAAGTTATAAATCAGAAAAAATTTTAACTCGTAATTATACTTCTTTATTTTCTGTATTATCTTTGTATGAAATAAAAGATTTTTATTGTTGTAAATTATCTTTATTTCAAAGAGGAGTTAATTTTGATACTGAGTTTATATTACCAGTTAACATATTAAATTCATATTTTTTGCGTTTAAAGTTAGATGATCATGACGCAATTATTAATTTTTAA
- the fkpA gene encoding FKBP-type peptidyl-prolyl cis-trans isomerase, with protein MIFFLLKRIMFLLLLFYIPNSYSKTQLISQFQPSLETKKIFKNENEKIGYALGVSLGNYVNQSFEKQKKLGIQLDKNSLLLGIQDAISNNLQLSSQEISEILENLEKKLKNATKIQIKKDEKENLIQGQLYMEKFSQIKGARKTHSGLMYIIENPGKGEEITENTEITVHYKGSLINGVEFDNSYSRGKPVVFTLKDVILGWQEGLKYIKKGGKIKLVIPPSLGYGNTPLNGIPGSSTLIFDIELIDVKNN; from the coding sequence ATGATTTTTTTTCTACTAAAAAGAATTATGTTTTTATTGTTATTATTTTATATTCCTAATTCATATTCAAAAACACAGTTAATTTCTCAATTTCAACCTTCTTTAGAAACTAAAAAAATTTTTAAAAATGAAAATGAAAAAATAGGATATGCGTTAGGAGTTTCTTTAGGTAATTATGTAAATCAATCTTTTGAAAAACAAAAAAAGTTGGGAATTCAATTAGACAAAAATAGTCTTTTATTAGGCATTCAAGATGCTATTTCAAATAACTTACAGTTATCTAGTCAAGAAATTTCTGAAATTCTTGAAAATCTAGAAAAAAAACTTAAAAATGCGACTAAAATTCAAATTAAAAAAGATGAAAAAGAAAATTTAATTCAAGGACAATTGTATATGGAAAAATTTTCTCAAATTAAAGGTGCCCGAAAAACTCACAGTGGTTTAATGTATATTATAGAAAATCCAGGAAAGGGCGAAGAAATAACAGAAAATACAGAAATTACAGTTCATTATAAGGGCTCGTTAATTAACGGGGTAGAATTTGATAATTCATATAGTCGAGGAAAGCCTGTTGTATTTACATTAAAAGATGTAATATTAGGCTGGCAAGAAGGTTTAAAATATATTAAAAAAGGTGGAAAAATTAAGTTAGTTATACCACCTTCATTAGGATATGGAAACACTCCTTTAAATGGGATTCCAGGAAGTTCTACTTTAATTTTTGATATAGAGTTAATTGATGTAAAAAACAATTAA
- a CDS encoding aspartate aminotransferase family protein, protein MILKKTSVTRNSFNNLILPFYNPSFFIPVKGKGSRLWDQEGKEYIDFSGGIAVTSLGHCHPILNEVLNYQSKKIWHTSNIFTNEPALRLAKKLVLSSFASYVFFANSGAEANEAAFKLARYYSTKKYHLKKNQIISFYNSFHGRTLFTVSVGGQSKYSDCFGPKPLGIQHAEFNKIETVKKIINKNTCAIVLELIQGEGGIIPASKSFVKELRLLCDTYNVLLIFDEIQTGIGRTGKLFAYEHYGIKPDILTIAKSLGGGFPISAMLTTSEIQSFIKPGIHGTTYGGNPLACAVAEATIDIINTKDVLSGVKKKLHRIIFELNIINKRFKLFTEIRGIGLLIGIVLEKNFVGKIYDILNAAFIEGVILLVAGNNVIRMAPSLIIKESDIIEGMSRFCCALEKII, encoded by the coding sequence ATGATATTAAAAAAAACATCAGTTACAAGAAATAGTTTTAATAATTTAATTTTGCCTTTTTATAATCCCTCTTTTTTTATTCCCGTAAAAGGAAAAGGTAGTCGTCTCTGGGATCAAGAAGGAAAAGAATACATTGATTTTTCTGGTGGTATTGCAGTTACATCATTAGGTCATTGTCATCCTATATTAAATGAAGTTTTAAATTATCAAAGTAAAAAAATATGGCATACTAGTAATATTTTCACAAATGAACCGGCTTTAAGATTAGCTAAAAAACTAGTTTTATCAAGTTTTGCATCTTATGTTTTTTTTGCTAATTCAGGTGCTGAAGCAAATGAAGCAGCGTTTAAATTAGCACGTTATTATTCGACTAAGAAATATCATTTAAAAAAAAATCAAATTATTTCTTTTTATAATTCATTTCATGGTAGAACATTATTTACAGTTTCTGTTGGTGGACAGTCAAAATACTCGGATTGTTTTGGACCTAAGCCTTTAGGGATTCAGCATGCTGAATTTAATAAAATTGAAACTGTAAAAAAGATAATCAATAAAAATACTTGCGCAATAGTTTTAGAATTAATTCAAGGTGAAGGCGGAATTATTCCCGCTTCAAAATCTTTTGTTAAAGAACTTCGGTTATTATGCGATACATATAATGTATTATTAATTTTTGATGAAATACAAACAGGTATAGGTAGAACTGGTAAATTATTTGCATATGAACATTATGGAATAAAACCTGATATTTTAACTATTGCTAAATCTTTAGGAGGTGGCTTTCCAATTAGTGCAATGTTAACGACAAGTGAAATTCAATCTTTTATTAAACCTGGAATTCATGGCACAACATATGGAGGAAATCCTCTTGCTTGTGCAGTTGCTGAAGCAACAATCGATATTATTAATACAAAGGATGTTTTATCTGGTGTTAAAAAGAAATTACATAGAATTATATTTGAGTTAAATATTATTAATAAACGTTTTAAATTATTTACAGAAATAAGAGGAATTGGTTTACTCATTGGTATTGTATTAGAAAAAAATTTTGTTGGAAAAATATATGATATTTTGAACGCTGCATTTATAGAAGGTGTAATTTTATTAGTCGCAGGCAATAATGTAATTAGAATGGCACCTTCATTAATTATTAAAGAATCTGATATTATTGAAGGTATGAGTCGTTTTTGTTGTGCTTTAGAAAAAATTATATAA
- the tuf gene encoding elongation factor Tu: MSKEKFQRLKPHINVGTIGHVDHGKTTLTAAITTVLSKKYGGSARAFDQIDNAPEEKARGITINTSHVEYDTELRHYAHVDCPGHADYIKNMITGAAQMDGAILVVAATDGPMPQTREHILLGRQVGVPYIVVFLNKCDMVDDEELLELVEMEVRDLLTQYDFPGDDTPIVRGSALKALEGDSEWESKILELSKFLDSYIPEPKRAIDQPFLLPIEDVFSISGRGTVVTGRVEKGIIKVGEEVEIVGIKKTTKTTCTGVEMFRKLLDEGRAGENVGVLLRGTKRDEIERGQVLAKPGSIHPHTTFESEVYVLSKEEGGRHTPFFKGYRPQFYFRTTDVTGSIELPEGVEMVMPGDNIKMTVTLIHPIAMADGLRFAIREGGRTVGAGVVSKVLV; encoded by the coding sequence ATGTCAAAAGAAAAATTTCAACGTTTAAAACCTCATATTAATGTCGGAACTATTGGTCATGTAGATCATGGTAAAACAACATTAACTGCAGCAATTACTACTGTATTATCAAAAAAATATGGAGGTTCTGCACGTGCTTTTGATCAAATAGATAATGCTCCAGAAGAAAAAGCTAGGGGAATTACAATTAACACTTCTCATGTAGAATACGATACTGAGCTAAGACATTATGCTCATGTTGATTGCCCAGGTCATGCAGACTATATTAAAAATATGATTACTGGCGCAGCTCAAATGGATGGGGCTATTTTAGTAGTAGCTGCTACTGATGGGCCTATGCCTCAAACACGCGAACATATTTTACTTGGAAGACAAGTTGGCGTTCCCTATATTGTTGTTTTTTTAAATAAATGCGATATGGTAGACGACGAAGAATTATTAGAATTAGTAGAAATGGAAGTTCGTGATTTATTAACTCAATATGATTTTCCAGGAGATGATACCCCTATTGTTCGCGGATCAGCGTTAAAAGCATTAGAAGGAGATTCTGAATGGGAATCTAAAATATTAGAATTATCTAAATTTTTAGATAGCTATATTCCTGAACCAAAAAGAGCAATTGATCAACCTTTTTTATTACCTATAGAAGATGTTTTTTCTATATCAGGAAGAGGAACAGTTGTTACGGGAAGAGTTGAAAAAGGAATCATTAAAGTTGGTGAAGAAGTGGAAATTGTAGGAATCAAAAAAACAACTAAAACTACTTGTACCGGTGTTGAAATGTTTAGAAAATTATTAGATGAAGGCCGAGCAGGTGAAAATGTAGGTGTTTTACTTCGTGGTACGAAACGTGATGAAATTGAAAGAGGTCAAGTTTTAGCAAAACCTGGTAGTATTCATCCGCACACAACATTTGAGTCTGAAGTATATGTTTTGTCAAAAGAAGAAGGTGGTCGACATACTCCTTTTTTTAAAGGATATCGTCCTCAGTTTTATTTTCGAACTACTGATGTTACAGGTTCTATTGAATTACCTGAAGGCGTGGAAATGGTAATGCCTGGGGACAATATAAAAATGACTGTTACTTTAATTCATCCAATTGCTATGGCTGATGGACTAAGGTTTGCAATACGTGAAGGTGGTAGAACTGTTGGTGCAGGGGTTGTTTCTAAAGTGTTAGTTTAA
- the rpsG gene encoding 30S ribosomal protein S7 translates to MPRRRIITARKILPDPKFSSDLLAKFINILMVDGKKSIAEVIVYTALKNLSKRSEKKELEAFEIALENVRPTVEVKSRRVGGSTYQVPVEVRPIRRNALAMRWIIDSARKRSDKSMALRLSNELYDALENKGASVKKREEVHRMAEANKAFAHYRW, encoded by the coding sequence ATGCCTCGTCGTCGTATTATTACTGCTCGAAAAATTTTGCCAGATCCAAAATTTTCTTCAGATTTATTAGCTAAATTTATTAATATCTTAATGGTAGATGGAAAAAAATCCATCGCTGAAGTAATTGTTTATACTGCTCTTAAAAATTTATCGAAACGATCAGAAAAAAAAGAATTAGAAGCGTTTGAAATTGCTTTGGAAAACGTTCGTCCCACTGTAGAAGTTAAATCACGTCGAGTTGGTGGTTCTACATACCAGGTTCCTGTTGAAGTACGTCCAATACGTCGAAACGCATTAGCTATGCGATGGATTATAGATTCAGCTCGTAAAAGATCAGATAAATCTATGGCTTTACGTTTATCAAATGAATTATATGATGCACTTGAAAACAAAGGGGCTTCCGTTAAAAAACGAGAAGAAGTTCATCGTATGGCTGAAGCGAATAAAGCATTTGCTCATTATCGTTGGTAA
- the tusD gene encoding sulfurtransferase complex subunit TusD, translating into MHYTILVTGAAYGTQNASTAFLFCKSLIKMNHVLNSVFFYCDGVLNANIINQPPIDEFNLITGWQKLYQKYSVKLYVCASAALRRGVVEDNTLSRFTKGNIAPFFQLSGLLEFGNSINISDRIIQF; encoded by the coding sequence ATGCATTATACAATTTTAGTTACAGGCGCTGCTTATGGCACACAAAATGCAAGTACAGCTTTTTTATTTTGCAAATCATTAATAAAAATGAATCATGTATTAAATAGTGTTTTTTTTTATTGTGATGGTGTACTTAATGCCAATATTATAAACCAACCACCAATTGATGAATTTAACTTAATTACAGGTTGGCAAAAATTATATCAAAAATACAGTGTAAAATTATATGTGTGTGCTAGTGCTGCATTGAGAAGAGGTGTGGTAGAAGATAATACTTTATCTAGATTTACAAAAGGAAATATAGCACCTTTTTTTCAATTAAGCGGATTGTTAGAATTTGGAAATTCCATAAATATTTCAGATCGTATAATACAATTTTAA
- the rpe gene encoding ribulose-phosphate 3-epimerase: MKNFLLAPSILSADFARLGKDAKKVIDAGGDWIHFDVMDNHYVPNLTMGPMILKSLRNYNITTPIDVHLMTKPVDNLIPQFAKAGANFITFHPEATNHIDRTLNLIKEHGCKAGLAFNPSTSLNYLDYIIDKLDLILLMSVNPGFGNQTFLPSTFNKLSEVRKRIDLNSLDIFLEVDGGVKLENISEIAFSGANVFVIGSGIFDYPDYHRIIAKIRQELKYSHVKSIH, translated from the coding sequence ATGAAAAATTTTTTATTAGCCCCATCGATTTTATCTGCTGATTTTGCACGTTTAGGGAAAGATGCAAAAAAAGTTATTGATGCAGGTGGTGATTGGATTCATTTTGATGTAATGGATAATCATTATGTTCCTAATTTAACAATGGGTCCTATGATTTTAAAATCGCTTCGAAATTATAATATTACTACGCCTATTGATGTTCATTTAATGACAAAACCTGTAGATAATTTAATTCCTCAATTTGCTAAAGCAGGAGCTAATTTTATTACATTTCATCCGGAAGCAACTAATCATATTGATCGAACTTTAAATTTAATAAAAGAGCACGGATGTAAAGCTGGTTTAGCATTTAATCCATCTACTTCACTTAATTATTTAGATTATATAATAGATAAATTAGATTTAATTTTATTAATGTCGGTAAATCCAGGTTTTGGAAATCAAACATTTCTACCATCTACGTTTAATAAATTAAGTGAAGTACGTAAACGAATTGATTTAAATTCACTAGATATTTTTTTAGAAGTAGATGGAGGAGTTAAATTAGAAAATATTTCTGAAATAGCTTTTTCTGGAGCGAATGTATTTGTAATTGGTTCTGGAATTTTTGATTACCCTGACTATCATAGGATTATTGCAAAAATTCGTCAAGAATTAAAATATTCTCATGTTAAGTCTATTCATTAA
- the tsgA gene encoding MFS transporter TsgA — protein MKNFNQIGLTWISFFSYAFTGALIVVTGMIMGNIASYFDLSISQMSNIFTCLNAGILISILLNSWLINIVSLKKQLIYGFIFSIIAILGIIFSKNILLFSINIFILGLVSGITMSIGTFIITTLYSGSKRGSQLLLTDSFFSMSGMIFPIITAYLLENKFLWYWIYVCIGIIYFIIFILSVNLKFPESKEKIIHTEKIKKWNFNIVLLSMSALLYILGQLSFISWVPQYATEIMNINIKKTGDLVSNFWMAYMIGMWFFSFIIKFFNLKHIFVFLSGISAILMYVYIHSSNYLIMQYIIISLGFFSSAIYTIIITLASLQTKKPSAKLINIILFFGTIGTLLTFIITSPIVEKKGIYATLICSNILYSIVFCLSLIIVINSTNKIYFKE, from the coding sequence GTGAAAAACTTTAATCAAATAGGACTTACATGGATTAGTTTTTTTTCATACGCTTTCACAGGTGCATTAATAGTCGTTACAGGAATGATAATGGGAAATATTGCTTCTTATTTTGATTTATCTATATCTCAAATGAGCAATATTTTTACTTGTTTAAATGCAGGTATATTAATATCAATTTTACTTAATTCTTGGTTGATTAATATTGTTTCATTAAAAAAACAATTAATATATGGATTTATATTTTCAATAATTGCAATTTTAGGAATAATATTTTCTAAAAATATATTATTATTTTCTATTAATATTTTCATACTGGGATTAGTAAGCGGTATCACTATGTCAATTGGTACTTTTATTATTACAACGTTGTATTCTGGCTCAAAAAGAGGATCACAGCTTTTATTAACTGATTCTTTTTTTAGTATGTCTGGAATGATATTCCCTATTATCACAGCATATTTACTAGAAAATAAATTTTTATGGTATTGGATATATGTATGTATAGGAATTATTTATTTTATAATTTTTATTTTATCAGTTAATTTGAAATTTCCAGAATCAAAAGAAAAAATAATTCATACAGAAAAAATTAAAAAATGGAATTTTAATATAGTTTTGTTATCAATGTCTGCATTATTATATATTCTAGGTCAGTTAAGTTTTATTTCTTGGGTACCTCAATATGCAACAGAAATAATGAACATTAATATAAAAAAAACAGGGGATTTAGTAAGTAATTTTTGGATGGCATATATGATTGGTATGTGGTTTTTTAGTTTTATAATAAAATTTTTTAATTTAAAACATATATTTGTTTTTTTATCTGGTATTTCCGCAATACTTATGTATGTATATATACATAGTTCGAATTATTTAATAATGCAATATATTATTATTAGTTTAGGATTTTTTTCTAGCGCTATTTATACTATAATTATTACATTAGCTTCATTACAGACAAAAAAACCATCAGCAAAATTAATAAATATAATTTTATTTTTTGGAACTATTGGAACTTTACTAACATTTATTATTACTAGTCCTATTGTTGAAAAAAAAGGAATATATGCAACTTTAATATGTTCAAATATCTTATATAGTATAGTATTTTGTTTATCTTTGATAATCGTAATAAATAGCACAAATAAAATATATTTTAAAGAATAA